One Deltaproteobacteria bacterium DNA window includes the following coding sequences:
- the hisB gene encoding imidazoleglycerol-phosphate dehydratase HisB: MTLRARRAPSRPHERTATVTRRTKETDIHLQLNLDGAGRYQVESGIAFLNHMLEIFARHGFFDLTVRATGDLEVDYHHTVEDVGLALGQAFREALGDKAGIRRFGEAAVPLDEALVTSVVDLSGRPFFVYDVKIEQAKIGSFDVELVHDFLLALTNQAAMNLHVRMASGRNPHHIVEATFKSLSRAMDLATQRDPRLSGVLSTKGTL; encoded by the coding sequence ATGACCCTTCGCGCCCGCCGCGCCCCGTCGCGCCCGCACGAGCGGACCGCCACGGTCACGCGACGCACCAAGGAGACCGACATCCACCTGCAGCTGAACCTCGACGGAGCCGGGCGCTACCAGGTGGAGAGCGGTATCGCGTTCCTGAACCACATGCTCGAGATCTTCGCCCGCCACGGCTTCTTCGACCTCACCGTGCGCGCGACTGGCGACCTCGAGGTGGACTATCACCACACGGTCGAGGACGTCGGCCTGGCGCTCGGCCAGGCGTTCCGCGAGGCGCTCGGCGACAAGGCCGGCATCCGCCGCTTCGGCGAGGCCGCGGTGCCGCTCGACGAGGCGCTGGTGACGAGCGTCGTCGACCTCTCCGGACGGCCGTTCTTCGTCTACGACGTCAAGATCGAGCAGGCGAAGATCGGCAGCTTCGACGTCGAGCTGGTTCACGACTTCCTGCTCGCGCTCACCAATCAAGCGGCGATGAACCTGCACGTCCGCATGGCCTCGGGCCGCAACCCGCACCACATCGTCGAGGCGACCTTCAAGTCGCTGTCCCGCGCCATGGACCTGGCGACGCAGCGCGACCCCCGCCTCTCGGGCGTGCTCTCGACCAAGGGGACGCTCTAG
- the hisH gene encoding imidazole glycerol phosphate synthase subunit HisH has protein sequence MRPLAIVDYGMGNLRSVAKAFERVGQAAEVTRDPERIAGAPGVVLPGVGAFGACMANLRALGLLEPVRRAITTGRPFLGICLGMQLLFDESEEFGPIEGLHILPGRVVRFAPDPDRKVPHMGWNTLRIARPAPHLAGIADGAYVYFVHSYYPVPADAALVATATPYGAEFASSVVRDNVFACQFHPEKSQAVGLRLLENFVRVVRGRS, from the coding sequence ATGCGGCCGCTCGCGATCGTCGACTACGGCATGGGGAACCTGCGCAGCGTCGCCAAGGCGTTCGAGCGCGTCGGCCAGGCGGCGGAGGTGACGCGCGACCCCGAGCGCATCGCCGGCGCGCCGGGCGTCGTGCTGCCCGGCGTCGGCGCCTTCGGCGCGTGCATGGCGAACCTCCGGGCGCTCGGCCTCCTCGAGCCGGTGCGCCGGGCGATCACCACCGGGCGTCCCTTCCTCGGCATCTGCCTCGGCATGCAGCTCCTCTTCGACGAGAGCGAGGAGTTCGGTCCGATCGAGGGCCTCCACATCCTGCCCGGGCGCGTCGTGCGCTTCGCGCCCGACCCGGACCGGAAGGTGCCCCACATGGGGTGGAACACGCTCCGCATCGCGCGGCCGGCGCCGCACCTCGCGGGCATCGCGGACGGCGCCTACGTCTACTTCGTGCACTCCTACTACCCCGTCCCGGCCGATGCCGCGCTCGTCGCGACCGCGACGCCGTACGGGGCGGAGTTCGCCTCGAGCGTGGTGCGGGACAACGTGTTCGCCTGTCAGTTCCACCCCGAGAAGAGCCAGGCGGTGGGACTCCGCCTGCTCGAGAACTTCGTGCGGGTGGTGCGCGGCCGGTCATGA
- the hisD gene encoding histidinol dehydrogenase, which produces MTDLVCTSGSAAARRRLARLERRGEAAGARVEADVRRIIEAVRRRGDRALLAFTRRFDGVSLRRGELRVPDGALARAYRKQPPSVRRDLALAARRIRAFHARQRERSWSFRDATGARLGQRIEPLARVGVYIPGGRAVYPSTVLMTVVTARVAGVREVIAVTPAQKGGDHPLDNPLILAACHVAGVDRLYRLGGAQAIAALAFGTETVPRVDKIVGPGNIYVATAKRLCYGHVAIDAIAGPSEVVIVADRSADPELVAADMLAQAEHDPLAAAVCLTTDRRLAARVAAALAAQLATLPRRAIAERALAAFGAIVVTRSVAEAVEIANRLAPEHLELAVRDPGPVAAGVRHAGAVFLGQDAPEALGDYLAGPNHVLPTGGTARFASPLGVYDFVKRTSVIGAGPRTLATLGPPVVRLARLEGLDAHGRAVERRLAAVRGGNR; this is translated from the coding sequence GTGACCGACCTCGTCTGCACCTCGGGCAGCGCCGCCGCGCGGCGGCGCCTCGCGCGCCTGGAGCGGCGCGGGGAGGCGGCGGGTGCCAGGGTGGAGGCGGACGTCCGCCGCATCATCGAGGCCGTGCGGCGGCGCGGCGACCGCGCGCTCCTGGCATTCACCCGGCGGTTCGACGGCGTCTCGCTCCGGCGGGGCGAGCTGCGTGTGCCCGACGGCGCGCTGGCGCGGGCCTATCGGAAGCAGCCGCCGAGCGTACGCCGCGATCTCGCGCTCGCCGCGCGCCGCATCCGCGCCTTCCACGCGCGCCAGCGCGAGCGCTCCTGGTCCTTCCGCGACGCGACCGGCGCGCGGCTCGGCCAGCGCATCGAGCCGCTCGCGCGGGTCGGCGTCTACATCCCGGGCGGCCGCGCGGTCTATCCGTCGACGGTCCTGATGACCGTGGTCACCGCCCGGGTCGCCGGCGTCCGGGAGGTGATCGCGGTCACCCCGGCGCAGAAGGGCGGCGACCACCCTCTCGACAATCCCCTCATTCTGGCGGCCTGCCACGTGGCTGGCGTCGACCGGCTCTATCGCCTGGGCGGAGCCCAGGCCATCGCGGCGCTCGCGTTCGGCACCGAGACCGTGCCGCGCGTCGACAAGATCGTCGGTCCGGGCAACATCTACGTCGCGACCGCGAAGCGGCTCTGCTACGGGCACGTCGCCATCGATGCGATTGCCGGCCCGAGCGAGGTGGTGATCGTGGCCGACCGCTCGGCCGACCCGGAGCTGGTGGCGGCCGACATGCTCGCCCAGGCCGAGCACGACCCGCTCGCGGCGGCGGTCTGCCTGACCACGGACCGCCGGCTTGCCGCCCGGGTCGCCGCGGCCCTCGCGGCGCAGCTCGCCACGCTTCCGCGGCGTGCCATCGCCGAGCGCGCGCTCGCGGCCTTCGGGGCGATCGTCGTCACGCGCTCGGTGGCCGAGGCGGTCGAGATCGCGAACCGGCTCGCCCCCGAGCACCTCGAGCTCGCGGTGCGCGATCCGGGGCCGGTGGCGGCCGGGGTGCGCCACGCGGGCGCCGTGTTCCTCGGGCAGGACGCGCCCGAGGCGCTCGGCGACTATCTCGCCGGCCCGAATCACGTGCTGCCGACGGGCGGGACGGCGCGCTTCGCCTCCCCGCTCGGCGTCTACGACTTCGTCAAGCGGACGAGCGTCATCGGGGCCGGCCCGCGCACGCTCGCCACCCTCGGGCCGCCGGTCGTGCGGCTCGCTCGGCTCGAGGGCCTCGACGCGCACGGGCGAGCCGTCGAGCGGCGGCTCGCCGCCGTGAGAGGAGGCAACCGATGA